In Alnus glutinosa chromosome 7, dhAlnGlut1.1, whole genome shotgun sequence, the sequence tttccttcaTATTTGATCTGAGTACAAAGCTCTATTTATAGGGCTTTgcatgtgatttgaataatttcaaatacaaacatattcCTTAGACTAGGGTTaacaaatcccttaatttatggtaatcaaatcatttaAATCAATTGATTTATGGGATACAAATTAACAATTATCTCAAAGATTTCTATCCTTTATCATGTTTTTACAAGATGAACGGTCTGTTAGTGATTGTTAATCTTGAATATCAAATGGCTAAAAAATGGCTTTATGGCTTAAATTGAAACATCGGTTGCTATGACCGGAACTTTGATTTCGACAACTTTGGCCAGAACGAGACCAACTATGGACCTGAAATAGGCTAAATAGACCACACAAATGCCTTCTctcgtttttttcttcttccttttttttttttttttttttttttttttttttttttttcatgccttCCAACACAAAGTTCTTTCGATCCATTACCAATTGTGAATAGCACAACAAAGCCTAGTGAAaagcactttttttttcatccGATAAAATACAAGAATTCAAGATCTATGGGGAGAAGATCTGTAAAAATATTGACTATCAAGAactagaattaaaaaaaataataataataaaaaatagactCGTATCTCATTTTGTTTTCTGATATCATATGAAAATTAGAGACAAAACGATAAGAGAATAAAATGAggcaaaatataaaataaataaataataataattgaaatccATAGGATCGAAActgataattaaataaagaggAAAAGATATAGAACTTAAGGTGATTTGGCCTATGACATACATCCACACGATAAAGTCTTATAAGCTACATCTTTTCTTCATATTTGATCTAAGTACAAggttctatttatagagctttacatgtaatttgaataattttaaatacaaatatatcCCTTAGATTAGTGTTAATAAATTCCTTAATTTTcggtaatcaaatcatctaaatctAGTTATTTCAAATGATTTCTATCATGCCACTACCAGGGAGGAAAAGATTAAAACGTTAATGAGGGCTCAAATAAAAGCGGTGGAAGAGGCAAGAATACAAAAGGTTATATTCTTGCTGCGAGATCATGACAATTTCGTGAAGTACTTTGAGCCAAGAGTGGCATCATTCGGTCCTATCCATCATGGCAAGCCAAAGTACCAGCGAGGAGAGAAATACAAGCTTATGTTGGCGCATGAGTTCGTCCAAGGTTGCAGTGGCAACAATGAAACTAATTTATACGAGAATATAAATTGTTTATACGAGCATGTTAAGAAGGAAATCAAGGGACTGAAGGAATGCTTCGAGGAGGAATGCTTCGAGGAGAAGGTGGTGAAGGAGTATGATGATGAGTCCCTCGCCTGGATGTTGTTCGTGGATGGTTGCGCAATACTACAGTATATATTATGTGCTACTTCTCCTGCTGCAAATGACAAGTTCAAACCTCCTGCTCTTGCTGCAAATGACAACTTCAAACCTCTTGCTCCTGCTCCAACTGCTGTTGCAAATGACAAGTTCAAACCTCCTGCTCCGGCTCCTGCTGCAAACGACAAGTTCAAACCTCCTGCTCCTGCTCCTGCTGCAAATGACAAGTTCAAAGAGTTGAATATAAAAAACGACAGCGTAGCCTTTATTCAACAAGATTTGTTCTTGCTGGAGAACCAGGTTCCTTATCGTCTTCTCAAGTTATTGATGAGGTTGAGCGGGAAGGAAGTCCAGTTGAGTAAATTAATTGAAAGTTTCATTCAAAACATCAATTATTTGCAAAGGGAGCAGCAAACaccagaagaagaaagagacccAACCCATCTTCTCGACCTTCTGAGAACAAGACTCTTAGGTCCTCCGAGTCCGAGATGGCCCTATAAAAAGACCAGAATATGTATAGAAAAGCCGGCCCATCTTCTTGATCGTCTACGAACAAGACTCTTTTGCAATCCGGAAAAcaaaagcaacaacaaaaatatgagTGGGGGCCAATCGTATCGCAACGTGCAGGAACTTAGAGCAGCAGGAATCCAATTGAAGCCTAGCGAAAGTAGTTCCCTGGCAGACGTAGCTTTTACTGACCAATTCACTTTCTACCCTGGATATATTTATCTCCCTCCAATAACTGTAGACGACTCAACGGGGCCAAAGTTCTTGAACTTGATAGCCTATGAGATGTGTCCAGATTTCGACTATGACTTCGGCGTCTACTCTTACATATCCTTCCTTGATTCGCTCATTGATCATCCCGACGACGTGAAGGAGCTGAGGAAAGCGCAAGTACTCAACAACCTCCTCGGTA encodes:
- the LOC133874370 gene encoding uncharacterized protein LOC133874370; this encodes MEPQHIVSIDEIELHSRKIVKIEESSSHNRPATTREEKIKTLMRAQIKAVEEARIQKVIFLLRDHDNFVKYFEPRVASFGPIHHGKPKYQRGEKYKLMLAHEFVQGCSGNNETNLYENINCLYEHVKKEIKGLKECFEEECFEEKVVKEYDDESLAWMLFVDGCAILQYILCATSPAANDKFKPPALAANDNFKPLAPAPTAVANDKFKPPAPAPAANDKFKPPAPAPAANDKFKELNIKNDSVAFIQQDLFLLENQVPYRLLKLLMRLSGKEVQLSKLIESFIQNINYLQREQQTPEEERDPTHLLDLLRTRLLGPPSPRWPYKKTRICIEKPAHLLDRLRTRLFCNPENKSNNKNMSGGQSYRNVQELRAAGIQLKPSESSSLADVAFTDQFTFYPGYIYLPPITVDDSTGPKFLNLIAYEMCPDFDYDFGVYSYISFLDSLIDHPDDVKELRKAQVLNNLLGSDKEVSQLFNDIATDLVPNPKTYDDVKKQIQKCYNSKWKTWIAQAIHDHFSSPWTFVGFTAGLLIFFLTATQTWYTVFSPAP